A genomic region of Oncorhynchus mykiss isolate Arlee chromosome 4, USDA_OmykA_1.1, whole genome shotgun sequence contains the following coding sequences:
- the fam166c gene encoding protein FAM166C A translates to MALRGNGTLITHNNSTYIPPSLMPGYCGYVPTSKYLYGDTFGNATIKYFQDFRSGAMACSTIPYSRGGMFPSIFSNSGLLVSAQRAQSRSPYWARFNVDFKRQETLKSFGELSQKHRESYKDKTGKRLPVKHFVIPVKESEKYFWKQM, encoded by the exons ATGGCACTCAGAGGAAATGGAACGCTTATCACGCACAACAACTCGACCTACATCCCACCTTCCTTAATGCCCGG ATACTGCGGCTATGTTCCAACTTCAAAGTACTTGTATGGAGACACATTCGGGAATGCCACCATCAAATACTTTCAGGACTTCCGCAGCGGGGCAATGGCCTGCAGCACGATCCCGTACAGCCGCGGTGGGATGTTCCCATCCATCTTCTCCAACAGCGGGCTCCTAGTGTCGGCCCAGCGGGCTCAGAGCCGCAGTCCCTACTGGGCCCGTTTCAATGTGGACTTCAAACGCCAGGAGACGCTGAAAAGCTTCGGAGAG CTCTCTCAGAAACACCGGGAGAGCTATAAGGACAAGACAGGAAAACGACTTCCCGTCAAACACTTCGTCATCCCAGTGAAAGAGAGCGAAAAATACTTCTGGAAGCAGATGTAA